TCATCACCATCAAGGACTTCGACAAGAGCGAGAAGTACCCCCTCGCAACGAAGGACGAGCAGGGACGGCTGCGCGTCGGCGCCGCCATCGGCTTCTTCGGCGACGCCTGGCAGCGGGCCGAGGCACTGCGCGACGCCGGGGTGGATGTGCTCGTCGTCGACACCGCCAACGGCCAGTCGGCCGGTGTCATCGACATGATCCGCCGCATTAAGGCCGACAGCTCGTTCGACCACATCGACGTCATCGGCGGCAACGTCGCCACGCGCGAGGGTGCGCAGGCTCTCGTCGACGCGGGAGCGGATGCCGTGAAGGTCGGTGTCGGTCCGGGCTCGATCTGCACGACGCGCGTCGTCGCCGGGGTGGGCGTGCCCCAGGTCACGGCGATCTGGGAGGCCTTCCAGGCCACGCGTGACGCCGGCATCCCGGTCATCGCCGACGGCGGCCTGCAGTACTCGGGTGACATCGCGAAGGCGCTGGTCGCCGGTGCCGACACCGTCATGCTCGGTTCGCTGCTCGCCGGCACGGACGAGTCTCCGGGCGAGGTCGTCTTCCAGGGCGGCAAGCAGTACAAGCTGTACCGCGGCATGGGATCGCTCGGGGCGCTGCAGACGCGCGGCAAGAAGACGTCGTATTCGAAGGACCGCTACTTCCAGGCCGATGTGCCCAACGACGACAAGCTGATCCCCGAGGGCATCGAGGGCCAGGTCGCCTACCGCGGCCCCGTCTCCGCCGTCGCCTACCAGCTCGTCGGCGGTCTCCGTCAGTCGATGTTCTACGTCGGCGCGCGCACGATCGACGAGCTGAAGTCTCGCGGCAAGTTCGTCCGCATCACGGCTGCAGGGCTCAAGGAGTCGCACCCCCACGACGTGCAGATCGTGGTCGAGGCCCCCAACTACAAGAAGTAGCCCGCCAGGGCGGGCGTTCCCGACGGGGACTCGCT
This genomic window from Candidatus Microbacterium phytovorans contains:
- the guaB gene encoding IMP dehydrogenase, translating into MEHNDPFGFVGLTYDDVLLLPGHTDVIPSEADTSSRVTRRITVATPLLSAAMDTVTESRMAIAIAREGGIGILHRNASIEEQASMVDRVKRSESGMITDPITTTPDATIEEVDSLCAQYRISGLPVVDAEGRLVGIITNRDMRFVSGFERQTTKVRDVMTSDGLVTGHVGIGANEVIALFAQHRVEKLPLIDDEGKLAGLITIKDFDKSEKYPLATKDEQGRLRVGAAIGFFGDAWQRAEALRDAGVDVLVVDTANGQSAGVIDMIRRIKADSSFDHIDVIGGNVATREGAQALVDAGADAVKVGVGPGSICTTRVVAGVGVPQVTAIWEAFQATRDAGIPVIADGGLQYSGDIAKALVAGADTVMLGSLLAGTDESPGEVVFQGGKQYKLYRGMGSLGALQTRGKKTSYSKDRYFQADVPNDDKLIPEGIEGQVAYRGPVSAVAYQLVGGLRQSMFYVGARTIDELKSRGKFVRITAAGLKESHPHDVQIVVEAPNYKK